The genomic interval GGCCGCAATCCTGACGGCTCAATGAGTGATTACGAGGTAGCCAGCATCAACGGACGTTCACTGATGCGTTCGGAGCTTGAGCGCAGGCTGGGCGAGTACCTGAGCAACTACAGCACGCGCAGTGTTGAGAGCGTTGACATGCCTGCGATCTATCAGGCTGTGCTTGACCAGGCGATACTCGAATCACAGCTGGCCAAAGAGGTGGAGGAGAAGGGAATACGCGTCTCCGATGCGGATGCTGACCGTGCAATGAAGGAGTACGCGGACAGGCATTACCCCACGCGCGAGATGTTCTATCAGGTGCTTGCGAACAGCGGGATAAAGCTGGATGACTATAAGCGTTCACTTGCGCGCCAGATGGCGGTAGAGCGTGTAGTGGGCGATGCTATCGGCGAGGTAGTTATCAGCGAGGACGAGGCAGTACAGTTCTACGAGATCATGAAGAACGTCAGGTACGGCAGGCCTGAGGGCTACAACCTGCAGGTTGCGAACTTCAAGACCAGCGATGACGCAGACTTCTTCCGCAGCAAGCTCTTGGCCGGTGAGAAGTGGGCTGACGTGGTCTCCAGCGATGCGCTTGCTTCGCGCGATGTCATCAACATCAGCACTAGCCCGATATTCCTTCCTGTTACGTCGTTCATGTTCGGGCGGCTGAGCGAGGTAGCTTCGCTTGACGTGGGAGTTCCCAGCGAAGTAATGGAGATGAGCAGCGAGGACTACGCTGTAGTTCTGAAGGACGAGCACGTTGACGCGGAGACGAAGCCTTATGACGAGGTCAGCGACGACGTACGCGCGACGCTCACACAGCAGGAAGAGAGCAGGAGGATCACTGACTACCAGAATGCCCTCCTCAAGAGTGCGCAGGTTGT from Synergistaceae bacterium carries:
- a CDS encoding SurA N-terminal domain-containing protein; protein product: MKWVMAIIVVAFLLSTFLMYEGRTTRRTPGRNPDGSMSDYEVASINGRSLMRSELERRLGEYLSNYSTRSVESVDMPAIYQAVLDQAILESQLAKEVEEKGIRVSDADADRAMKEYADRHYPTREMFYQVLANSGIKLDDYKRSLARQMAVERVVGDAIGEVVISEDEAVQFYEIMKNVRYGRPEGYNLQVANFKTSDDADFFRSKLLAGEKWADVVSSDALASRDVINISTSPIFLPVTSFMFGRLSEVASLDVGVPSEVMEMSSEDYAVVLKDEHVDAETKPYDEVSDDVRATLTQQEESRRITDYQNALLKSAQVVINDTELFARQVVSEDNAPAVEDVIPELSQALTSAEPEAPAVVEETETPAVVEEEKQEAEAPAVVEEAKLEEAEAPATETPAVVEAEKQEAETLAVVEEAKPAEVEAPEVVEEEKPAEAEAPAVVEEEKPAEAEAPAVVEEVKPAEEEKPAVEETATPEAPTAEEVPAEAPAEPETAEAPAVTSPDKPEE